In Sebastes fasciatus isolate fSebFas1 chromosome 15, fSebFas1.pri, whole genome shotgun sequence, a genomic segment contains:
- the LOC141783363 gene encoding myotubularin-related protein 9 isoform X2 translates to MEFSEHIKTANVEEVELRQQLQPPFRGTLCITGHHLLFSDREEGSCRQVLLLLRNIDAIEKRMSGSSGTITIKCKDLRVLQLDIPGMERCLNIARSIETLSCLDAVSEMYPFFYRPSDVSLQDQWGLSSPEKHYSQMKELHDRWRLSFVNRDYSVCPSYPPAVIVPKSADDEMLEKVAKFRQGGRFPVLCYYHRKNGTVIMRCSQPLTGANRKRCKEDEGLLQAAIDGSDKGYIIDTRSTQQALQARMTGGGGFESKSCYSNWKRLNRQMERGKALQESLIKLVEACGDEYNNMDRWLSKLENSKWLSHVQTALSTAGLLAECVERDGHSVLVHGSEGTDSTLLISTLAQLIMDPCCRTLEGFLALLEREWVQAGHPFQQRCAHSAYSHSRLQQESPVFLLLLDCVWQLWRQFPLALGFSEALLLRLATEAYASDYGTFLCNSHQERCALGVTENTHCLFQALLRPRERDCYSNPLYEPTELAIWPSVHPQSLQLWRGFFLRWTPQNRHLEEAQEEIRNMVIEWGKLAIS, encoded by the exons ATGGAGTTTTCTGAGCACATCAAGACCGCCAATGTGGAGGAGGTTGAGCTCCGGCAGCAGCTCCAGCCGCCGTTCAGAGGCACCCTGTGCATCACCGGTCACCACCTGCTCTTCTCGGACAGGGAGGAGGGCAGCTGTCGGCAGGTCCTGCTGCTCCTTAGGAACATCGATGCCATTGAGAAAAG gatgtCTGGATCCTCAGGGACGATTACCATCAAGTGTAAAGATCTGCGAGTGCTCCAGCTTGACATCCCAGGCATGGAGCGGTGTCTCAACATCGCACGCTCTATCGAg ACCCTGTCCTGTCTGGACGCTGTGTCGGAGATGTATCCTTTCTTTTACAGACCTTCTGACGTCAGCCTGCAGGACCAATGGGGTCTCTCGTCGCCTGAAAAGCACTACAGTCAAATGAAGGAACTT CATGATAGGTGGAGGTTGAGCTTTGTGAACAGAGACTACTCGGTGTGTCCATCTTACCCTCCGGCTGTCATCGTCCCCAAGAGCGCAGATGATGAAATGCTGGAGAAGGTGGCCAAATTCAGACAGGGCGGACGCTTCCCTGTCCTCTGCTACTACCACAGGAAGAACGGCACG GTAATCATGCGCTGCAGTCAGCCGCTGACGGGAGCCAATAGGAAGCGCTGCAAGGAAGACGAAGGCCTCCTCCAGGCTGCTATTGACGGCTCAGACAAAGGTTACATCATTGACACACGCTCCACTCAGCAGGCGCTGCAGGCCCGGATGACAGGCGGAGGAGGGTTCGAGTCCAAATCGTGTTATAGCAACTGGAAGAGGCTgaacagacagatggagag GGGTAAAGCGCTGCAGGAGAGTCTAATCAAACTGGTGGAGGCCTGCGGTGACGAGTACAATAACATGGACCGTTGGCTTAGTAAGCTGGAAAATTCAAAGTGGCTGTCTCACGTTCAAACTGCCCTGTCGACTGCTGGCCTGCTGGCGGAGTGTGTGGAGAG GGACGGCCATTCGGTTCTGGTTCACGGCTCTGAAGGGACAGACTCGACTTTGCTCATCAGCACTCTGGCTCAGCTCATCATGGACCCGTGCTGCCGCACACTGGAGGGCTTCCTGGCTCTGCTGGAGAGGGAGTGGGTACAG GCAGGACATCCATTCCAGCAGCGGTGTGCCCACTCAGCCTACTCCCACTCCCGTCTCCAGCAGGAGTCCCCggtcttcctgctgctgctggactgcGTGTGGCAGCTGTGGCGTCAGTTCCCCCTGGCGCTGGGCTTCTCTGAGGCGCTGCTCCTGAGGCTGGCCACCGAGGCCTACGCGTCTGACTATGGCACCTTCCTGTGTAACAGCCACCAGGAGAG GTGTGCTCTGGGAGTGACGGAGAACACTCACTGTTTGTTCCAGGCCCTGTTGaggcccagagagagagactgctaCTCCAACCCCCTGTATGAGCCAACTGAGCTGGCAATCTGGCCCTCAGTCCACCCTCAGTCCCTGCAGCTTTGGAGAG GCTTTTTTCTGAGGTGGACGCCACAGAATCGCCACCTTGAAGAGGCTCAGGAGGAAATAAGGAACATGGTCATCGAGTGGGGCAAGCTGGCGATCAGCTGA
- the LOC141783363 gene encoding myotubularin-related protein 9 isoform X3, with translation MWRRLSSGSSSSRRSEAPCASPVTTCSSRTGRRAAVGRSCCSLGTSMPLRKVWKTFWPAPASSLTQAAVKAGCLDPQGRLPSSVKICECSSLTSQAWSGVSTSHALSRPSDVSLQDQWGLSSPEKHYSQMKELHDRWRLSFVNRDYSVCPSYPPAVIVPKSADDEMLEKVAKFRQGGRFPVLCYYHRKNGTVIMRCSQPLTGANRKRCKEDEGLLQAAIDGSDKGYIIDTRSTQQALQARMTGGGGFESKSCYSNWKRLNRQMERGKALQESLIKLVEACGDEYNNMDRWLSKLENSKWLSHVQTALSTAGLLAECVERDGHSVLVHGSEGTDSTLLISTLAQLIMDPCCRTLEGFLALLEREWVQAGHPFQQRCAHSAYSHSRLQQESPVFLLLLDCVWQLWRQFPLALGFSEALLLRLATEAYASDYGTFLCNSHQERCALGVTENTHCLFQALLRPRERDCYSNPLYEPTELAIWPSVHPQSLQLWRGFFLRWTPQNRHLEEAQEEIRNMVIEWGKLAIS, from the exons ATGTGGAGGAGGTTGAGCTCCGGCAGCAGCTCCAGCCGCCGTTCAGAGGCACCCTGTGCATCACCGGTCACCACCTGCTCTTCTCGGACAGGGAGGAGGGCAGCTGTCGGCAGGTCCTGCTGCTCCTTAGGAACATCGATGCCATTGAGAAAAG TGTGGAAAACGTTTTGGCCTGCTCCGGCCTCTTCTCTAACGCAGGCCGCAGTCAAAGCAG gatgtCTGGATCCTCAGGGACGATTACCATCAAGTGTAAAGATCTGCGAGTGCTCCAGCTTGACATCCCAGGCATGGAGCGGTGTCTCAACATCGCACGCTCTATCGAg ACCTTCTGACGTCAGCCTGCAGGACCAATGGGGTCTCTCGTCGCCTGAAAAGCACTACAGTCAAATGAAGGAACTT CATGATAGGTGGAGGTTGAGCTTTGTGAACAGAGACTACTCGGTGTGTCCATCTTACCCTCCGGCTGTCATCGTCCCCAAGAGCGCAGATGATGAAATGCTGGAGAAGGTGGCCAAATTCAGACAGGGCGGACGCTTCCCTGTCCTCTGCTACTACCACAGGAAGAACGGCACG GTAATCATGCGCTGCAGTCAGCCGCTGACGGGAGCCAATAGGAAGCGCTGCAAGGAAGACGAAGGCCTCCTCCAGGCTGCTATTGACGGCTCAGACAAAGGTTACATCATTGACACACGCTCCACTCAGCAGGCGCTGCAGGCCCGGATGACAGGCGGAGGAGGGTTCGAGTCCAAATCGTGTTATAGCAACTGGAAGAGGCTgaacagacagatggagag GGGTAAAGCGCTGCAGGAGAGTCTAATCAAACTGGTGGAGGCCTGCGGTGACGAGTACAATAACATGGACCGTTGGCTTAGTAAGCTGGAAAATTCAAAGTGGCTGTCTCACGTTCAAACTGCCCTGTCGACTGCTGGCCTGCTGGCGGAGTGTGTGGAGAG GGACGGCCATTCGGTTCTGGTTCACGGCTCTGAAGGGACAGACTCGACTTTGCTCATCAGCACTCTGGCTCAGCTCATCATGGACCCGTGCTGCCGCACACTGGAGGGCTTCCTGGCTCTGCTGGAGAGGGAGTGGGTACAG GCAGGACATCCATTCCAGCAGCGGTGTGCCCACTCAGCCTACTCCCACTCCCGTCTCCAGCAGGAGTCCCCggtcttcctgctgctgctggactgcGTGTGGCAGCTGTGGCGTCAGTTCCCCCTGGCGCTGGGCTTCTCTGAGGCGCTGCTCCTGAGGCTGGCCACCGAGGCCTACGCGTCTGACTATGGCACCTTCCTGTGTAACAGCCACCAGGAGAG GTGTGCTCTGGGAGTGACGGAGAACACTCACTGTTTGTTCCAGGCCCTGTTGaggcccagagagagagactgctaCTCCAACCCCCTGTATGAGCCAACTGAGCTGGCAATCTGGCCCTCAGTCCACCCTCAGTCCCTGCAGCTTTGGAGAG GCTTTTTTCTGAGGTGGACGCCACAGAATCGCCACCTTGAAGAGGCTCAGGAGGAAATAAGGAACATGGTCATCGAGTGGGGCAAGCTGGCGATCAGCTGA
- the LOC141783363 gene encoding myotubularin-related protein 9 isoform X4, translated as MWRRLSSGSSSSRRSEAPCASPVTTCSSRTGRRAAVGRSCCSLGTSMPLRKGCLDPQGRLPSSVKICECSSLTSQAWSGVSTSHALSRPSDVSLQDQWGLSSPEKHYSQMKELHDRWRLSFVNRDYSVCPSYPPAVIVPKSADDEMLEKVAKFRQGGRFPVLCYYHRKNGTVIMRCSQPLTGANRKRCKEDEGLLQAAIDGSDKGYIIDTRSTQQALQARMTGGGGFESKSCYSNWKRLNRQMERGKALQESLIKLVEACGDEYNNMDRWLSKLENSKWLSHVQTALSTAGLLAECVERDGHSVLVHGSEGTDSTLLISTLAQLIMDPCCRTLEGFLALLEREWVQAGHPFQQRCAHSAYSHSRLQQESPVFLLLLDCVWQLWRQFPLALGFSEALLLRLATEAYASDYGTFLCNSHQERCALGVTENTHCLFQALLRPRERDCYSNPLYEPTELAIWPSVHPQSLQLWRGFFLRWTPQNRHLEEAQEEIRNMVIEWGKLAIS; from the exons ATGTGGAGGAGGTTGAGCTCCGGCAGCAGCTCCAGCCGCCGTTCAGAGGCACCCTGTGCATCACCGGTCACCACCTGCTCTTCTCGGACAGGGAGGAGGGCAGCTGTCGGCAGGTCCTGCTGCTCCTTAGGAACATCGATGCCATTGAGAAAAG gatgtCTGGATCCTCAGGGACGATTACCATCAAGTGTAAAGATCTGCGAGTGCTCCAGCTTGACATCCCAGGCATGGAGCGGTGTCTCAACATCGCACGCTCTATCGAg ACCTTCTGACGTCAGCCTGCAGGACCAATGGGGTCTCTCGTCGCCTGAAAAGCACTACAGTCAAATGAAGGAACTT CATGATAGGTGGAGGTTGAGCTTTGTGAACAGAGACTACTCGGTGTGTCCATCTTACCCTCCGGCTGTCATCGTCCCCAAGAGCGCAGATGATGAAATGCTGGAGAAGGTGGCCAAATTCAGACAGGGCGGACGCTTCCCTGTCCTCTGCTACTACCACAGGAAGAACGGCACG GTAATCATGCGCTGCAGTCAGCCGCTGACGGGAGCCAATAGGAAGCGCTGCAAGGAAGACGAAGGCCTCCTCCAGGCTGCTATTGACGGCTCAGACAAAGGTTACATCATTGACACACGCTCCACTCAGCAGGCGCTGCAGGCCCGGATGACAGGCGGAGGAGGGTTCGAGTCCAAATCGTGTTATAGCAACTGGAAGAGGCTgaacagacagatggagag GGGTAAAGCGCTGCAGGAGAGTCTAATCAAACTGGTGGAGGCCTGCGGTGACGAGTACAATAACATGGACCGTTGGCTTAGTAAGCTGGAAAATTCAAAGTGGCTGTCTCACGTTCAAACTGCCCTGTCGACTGCTGGCCTGCTGGCGGAGTGTGTGGAGAG GGACGGCCATTCGGTTCTGGTTCACGGCTCTGAAGGGACAGACTCGACTTTGCTCATCAGCACTCTGGCTCAGCTCATCATGGACCCGTGCTGCCGCACACTGGAGGGCTTCCTGGCTCTGCTGGAGAGGGAGTGGGTACAG GCAGGACATCCATTCCAGCAGCGGTGTGCCCACTCAGCCTACTCCCACTCCCGTCTCCAGCAGGAGTCCCCggtcttcctgctgctgctggactgcGTGTGGCAGCTGTGGCGTCAGTTCCCCCTGGCGCTGGGCTTCTCTGAGGCGCTGCTCCTGAGGCTGGCCACCGAGGCCTACGCGTCTGACTATGGCACCTTCCTGTGTAACAGCCACCAGGAGAG GTGTGCTCTGGGAGTGACGGAGAACACTCACTGTTTGTTCCAGGCCCTGTTGaggcccagagagagagactgctaCTCCAACCCCCTGTATGAGCCAACTGAGCTGGCAATCTGGCCCTCAGTCCACCCTCAGTCCCTGCAGCTTTGGAGAG GCTTTTTTCTGAGGTGGACGCCACAGAATCGCCACCTTGAAGAGGCTCAGGAGGAAATAAGGAACATGGTCATCGAGTGGGGCAAGCTGGCGATCAGCTGA
- the LOC141783363 gene encoding myotubularin-related protein 9 isoform X1: MEFSEHIKTANVEEVELRQQLQPPFRGTLCITGHHLLFSDREEGSCRQVLLLLRNIDAIEKSVENVLACSGLFSNAGRSQSRMSGSSGTITIKCKDLRVLQLDIPGMERCLNIARSIETLSCLDAVSEMYPFFYRPSDVSLQDQWGLSSPEKHYSQMKELHDRWRLSFVNRDYSVCPSYPPAVIVPKSADDEMLEKVAKFRQGGRFPVLCYYHRKNGTVIMRCSQPLTGANRKRCKEDEGLLQAAIDGSDKGYIIDTRSTQQALQARMTGGGGFESKSCYSNWKRLNRQMERGKALQESLIKLVEACGDEYNNMDRWLSKLENSKWLSHVQTALSTAGLLAECVERDGHSVLVHGSEGTDSTLLISTLAQLIMDPCCRTLEGFLALLEREWVQAGHPFQQRCAHSAYSHSRLQQESPVFLLLLDCVWQLWRQFPLALGFSEALLLRLATEAYASDYGTFLCNSHQERCALGVTENTHCLFQALLRPRERDCYSNPLYEPTELAIWPSVHPQSLQLWRGFFLRWTPQNRHLEEAQEEIRNMVIEWGKLAIS; the protein is encoded by the exons ATGGAGTTTTCTGAGCACATCAAGACCGCCAATGTGGAGGAGGTTGAGCTCCGGCAGCAGCTCCAGCCGCCGTTCAGAGGCACCCTGTGCATCACCGGTCACCACCTGCTCTTCTCGGACAGGGAGGAGGGCAGCTGTCGGCAGGTCCTGCTGCTCCTTAGGAACATCGATGCCATTGAGAAAAG TGTGGAAAACGTTTTGGCCTGCTCCGGCCTCTTCTCTAACGCAGGCCGCAGTCAAAGCAG gatgtCTGGATCCTCAGGGACGATTACCATCAAGTGTAAAGATCTGCGAGTGCTCCAGCTTGACATCCCAGGCATGGAGCGGTGTCTCAACATCGCACGCTCTATCGAg ACCCTGTCCTGTCTGGACGCTGTGTCGGAGATGTATCCTTTCTTTTACAGACCTTCTGACGTCAGCCTGCAGGACCAATGGGGTCTCTCGTCGCCTGAAAAGCACTACAGTCAAATGAAGGAACTT CATGATAGGTGGAGGTTGAGCTTTGTGAACAGAGACTACTCGGTGTGTCCATCTTACCCTCCGGCTGTCATCGTCCCCAAGAGCGCAGATGATGAAATGCTGGAGAAGGTGGCCAAATTCAGACAGGGCGGACGCTTCCCTGTCCTCTGCTACTACCACAGGAAGAACGGCACG GTAATCATGCGCTGCAGTCAGCCGCTGACGGGAGCCAATAGGAAGCGCTGCAAGGAAGACGAAGGCCTCCTCCAGGCTGCTATTGACGGCTCAGACAAAGGTTACATCATTGACACACGCTCCACTCAGCAGGCGCTGCAGGCCCGGATGACAGGCGGAGGAGGGTTCGAGTCCAAATCGTGTTATAGCAACTGGAAGAGGCTgaacagacagatggagag GGGTAAAGCGCTGCAGGAGAGTCTAATCAAACTGGTGGAGGCCTGCGGTGACGAGTACAATAACATGGACCGTTGGCTTAGTAAGCTGGAAAATTCAAAGTGGCTGTCTCACGTTCAAACTGCCCTGTCGACTGCTGGCCTGCTGGCGGAGTGTGTGGAGAG GGACGGCCATTCGGTTCTGGTTCACGGCTCTGAAGGGACAGACTCGACTTTGCTCATCAGCACTCTGGCTCAGCTCATCATGGACCCGTGCTGCCGCACACTGGAGGGCTTCCTGGCTCTGCTGGAGAGGGAGTGGGTACAG GCAGGACATCCATTCCAGCAGCGGTGTGCCCACTCAGCCTACTCCCACTCCCGTCTCCAGCAGGAGTCCCCggtcttcctgctgctgctggactgcGTGTGGCAGCTGTGGCGTCAGTTCCCCCTGGCGCTGGGCTTCTCTGAGGCGCTGCTCCTGAGGCTGGCCACCGAGGCCTACGCGTCTGACTATGGCACCTTCCTGTGTAACAGCCACCAGGAGAG GTGTGCTCTGGGAGTGACGGAGAACACTCACTGTTTGTTCCAGGCCCTGTTGaggcccagagagagagactgctaCTCCAACCCCCTGTATGAGCCAACTGAGCTGGCAATCTGGCCCTCAGTCCACCCTCAGTCCCTGCAGCTTTGGAGAG GCTTTTTTCTGAGGTGGACGCCACAGAATCGCCACCTTGAAGAGGCTCAGGAGGAAATAAGGAACATGGTCATCGAGTGGGGCAAGCTGGCGATCAGCTGA
- the tdh2 gene encoding L-threonine dehydrogenase 2 gives MQSGVFVPAAAAVGLFCRGCFSRVHSLSCLPRQMSRWNSRETCSTPSPQENPRILITGGLGQLGVGLADILRKQYGTENVILSDIKKPPPHVFNSGPFVYADVLDYKNLRELIVNNRVTWMVHYSALLSAVGEANVALARKINITGLHNVLDLALENCLRLFVPSTIGAFGPSSPRDPAPDLCVQRPRTIYGVSKVHGELMGEYLHHKYGLDFRCLRYPGVISVNTPPGGGTTDYAVQIFHDALSTGHHECYLRPDTRLPMMHISDCHRATVEFMQAPECQLSLRTYNIAAMSFTPEEVAREIRKHLPHLKVTYNPDSVRQTIADSWPVRFDDSNARRDWGWAPAFRLEELVSDMLRSIREKRTNEGLPVS, from the exons ATGCAATCGGGGGTCTTTGTGCCCGCCGCGGCTGCGGTGGGCCTGTTTTGCCGAGGTTGTTTCAGCAGAGTGCACAGCCTGAGCTGTTTGCCTAGGCAGATGAGCAGGTGGAACAGCAGGGAGACCTGCAGCACCCCATCTCCTCAGGAAAACCCCCGCATCCTCATCACGG GTGGTCTCGGGCAGTTAGGTGTGGGGCTGGCGGATATACTGAG GAAACAGTACGGAACGGAGAATGTAATCCTGTCGGACATCAAGAAGCCTCCGCCTCATGTTTTCAACAGTG GCCCATTTGTATACGCTGATGTGTTGGACTACAAAAATCTGCGAGAACTGATTGTAAACAACCGCGTCACTTGGATGGTCCACTACAGCGCTCTGCTCAGTGCTGTGGGCGAAGCTAATGTGGCTTTGGCACGCAAGATCAACATCACGG GCCTTCATAACGTGCTGGACTTGGCTCTAGAGAACTGCCTGCGGCTCTTTGTCCCCAGCACGATCGGTGCGTTTGGTCCCTCTTCTCCACGTGACCCGGCCCCTGACCTTTGTGTCCAAAGACCTCGAACCATCTACGGCGTGTCCAAAGTGCATGGAGAACTGATGGGGGAG TATCTCCATCATAAATATGGTCTGGACTTCCGCTGCCTGCGGTACCCAGGAGTGATATCGGTCAACACGCCCCCCGGAGGAGGAACCACAG ACTATGCGGTTCAAATCTTCCACGATGCTCTCAGCACAGGCCACCACGAGTGCTACCTGCGTCCCGACACACGTCTTCCCATGATGCATATCTCTGACTGCCACCGTGCCACGGTGGAGTTCATGCAGGCTCCGGAGTGCCAGCTGTCTCTGCGCACCTACAACATCGCCGCCATGAGCTTCACTCCAGAAGAGGTGGCCCGAGAGATCCGCAAGCACCTCCCTCACCTCAAGGTCACCTACAATCCTGACTCTGTTCGCCAGACCATTG CCGACAGCTGGCCCGTGAGGTTTGATGACTCCAATGCCAGGAGAGATTGGGGCTGGGCGCCGGCCTTCAGGCTTGAGGAGCTGGTGTCAGACATGCTGCGCTCCATTCGAGAGAAGAGGACAAACGAGGGTTTGCCAGTCAGCTAG
- the lck gene encoding tyrosine-protein kinase Lck — protein MGCNCSSDYSDSEWIENLDEMCEHCNCPIPPQSCNPYTDQLIPYPSQHSPPTSPLPDNLVVAIYSYEPNHDGDLGFEKGDKLKIINKEDPEWYLAESLTTGQQGYIPHNFVAMTTMETEPWFFKNISRNEAMRLLLAPGNTVGSFLIRESETTEGSFSLSIRDLDHNTGEGVKHYRIRNMDNGGFYITAKISFNSLKELVQHHTRETDGLCTRLVKPCQSRAPQKPWWQDEWEIPRESLKLERRLGAGQFGEVWMGIYNNDRTVAIKNLKMGTMSVEAFLAEANMMKNLQHPRLVRLFAVVTQEPIYIVTEYMENGSLVDYLKTTEGSNLPMNTLIDMAAQVADGMGFIEEKNYIHRDLRAANILVSNELICKIADFGLARLIEDNEYTAREGAKFPIKWTAPEAINYGTFSIKSDVWSFGILLTEIVTYGRIPYPGMSNPEVIQNLERGYRMPRPENCSEGLYNVMCLCWNENPEDRPTFEYLRSVLEDFFTATERQYQE, from the exons ATGGGGTGTAACTGCAGTTCGGATTACTCTGACAGCGAGTGGATTGAGAACCTGGATGAAATGTGTGAACACTGCAACTGCCCCATACCTCCCCAGTCATGCAATCCC TACACAGACCAGCTGATTCCATACCCATCACAACATTCACCTCCTACATCTCCTCTACCAG ACAACCTTGTGGTGGCCATATACAGTTATGAACCCAACCATGATGGCGACCTGGGATTTGAGAAGGGAGACAAACTCAAGATCATCAACAA GGAGGATCCAGAGTGGTATTTGGCAGAGTCTCTCACCACGGGCCAGCAGGGCTACATCCCGCACAACTTCGTTGCAATGACCACAATGGAGACTGAACC GTGGTTCTTTAAGAACATTTCTAGAAACGAAGCCATGAGGCTCCTCCTCGCTCCTGGGAACACGGTGGGCTCCTTCTTGATTCGAGAGAGCGAGACAACCGAAG GGTCATTCTCCCTATCAATCAGGGACTTGGACCACAACACTGGCGAAGGAGTCAAGCACTACAGAATCCGCAACATGGACAACGGTGGCTTTTACATCACGGCCAAGATATCCTTCAACTCGCTGAAGGAGCTCGTCCAGCATCACACAC GTGAGACAGACGGGTTGTGCACGAGGCTGGTGAAGCCGTGTCAGTCGAGGGCGCCGCAGAAGCCATGGTGGCAGGATGAGTGGGAGATTCCCCGTGAGTCCCTGAAGCTGGAGCGCAGGCTTGGAGCGGGACAGTTTGGAGAAGTCTGGATGG GTATCTACAATAATGACAGGACGGTGGCAATTAAGAACCTGAAGATGGGCACAATGTCAGTGGAAGCCTTCCTGGCAGAGGCCAACATGATGAAGAACTTGCAGCATCCACGCCTCGTCCGCCTCTTCGCCGTCGTTACCCAGGAGCCAATCTATATTGTCACGGAGTACATGGAAAATG GTAGTCTAGTGGATTACCTGAAAACAACAGAGGGAAGCAATCTGCCCATGAACACTCTGATAGACATGGCGGCTCAG GTGGCTGATGGCATGGGTTTCATCGAGGAGAAAAATTACATTCATCGAGACCTGAGAGCAGCCAATATTCTGGTGTCTAATGAACTCATCTGTAAGATTGCCGACTTTGGACTGGCACGGCTGATTGAGGACAACGAATACACAGCAAGAGAGG GTGCAAAGTTCCCCATCAAATGGACGGCCCCAGAGGCTATTAACTATGGCACCTTCTCCATAAAATCAGATGTGTGGTCATTTGGGATCCTCCTGACAGAAATAGTGACATATGGACGCATCCCTTACCCTG GTATGTCCAACCCAGAGGTAATCCAGAACCTGGAGCGGGGCTACAGAATGCCGAGGCCAGAAAACTGTTCAGAGGGGCTTTATAACGTCATGTGTCTGTGCTGGAATGAAAACCCAGAGGACAGGCCCACCTTCGAGTACCTGAGGAGCGTTCTGGAGGATTTCTTCACTGCCACAGAGAGGCAGTACCAGGAATAG
- the fam167b gene encoding protein FAM167B: MDFKELGEESSEVDTEDLDNVKALTEKLKLQTRRPSYVEWQERVQSSPWKEESSHPAAAAGEEDSPAPDSEGQVVSVPELMRDENSELVVRNICGFDTIDDALDFLRKELREMQVQDNLLARQLIRLRADIHRLKVEQVCDRHKEMLDDATYELEECGEESDLLCDIPMKAAFALSGPLKHLGLTKMNINSRRFSLC, encoded by the exons ATGGATTTTAAAGAGCTTGGAGAGGAGTCCTCCGAGGTTGACACCGAGGATCTGGACAACGTGAAGGCGCTCACAGAGAAGCTGAAGCTGCAGACGCGCAGACCTTCCTATGTGGAGTGGCAGGAGCGCGTCCAGAGTTCACCGTGGAAGGAGGAGAGTAgtcacccagcagcagcagcaggagaagaAGACAGCCCTGCACCGGACTCTGAAGGACAAGTAGTCTCCGTGCCTGAACTTATGAGAGATGAGAACTCAGAGCTGGTTGTGCGCAACATCTGTGGCTTTGACACTATTGATGATGCTTTGGACTTTCTGAGAAAAGAGCTG agggAGATGCAGGTCCAGGACAACCTCCTGGCCCGTCAGCTCATCCGTCTGCGTGCGGACATCCACCGGCTGAAGGTGGAGCAGGTGTGTGACCGCCACAAGGAGATGCTGGACGATGCCACGTACGAGCTGGAGGAGTGTGGCGAGGAGTCGGACCTGCTGTGTGACATCCCCATGAAGGCTGCCTTCGCCCTGTCCGGCCCGCTCAAACACCTGGGCCTCACCAAGATGAACATCAACTCCAGACGTTTCTCACTGTGTTAA